Proteins encoded in a region of the Eschrichtius robustus isolate mEscRob2 chromosome 16, mEscRob2.pri, whole genome shotgun sequence genome:
- the ZSWIM3 gene encoding zinc finger SWIM domain-containing protein 3 isoform X2: MQDLRCSMRASYLRHAGSSSLTRDGTQDPCMGRAVLPTGPPGNPRYVQVKFVCIRTQSNRKRTAVATMCPAYLLLRYNEKLDRLFISELNTQHIHVDSKTAGPRGDATGKSQKKLQPAQPTINKDLGTAEKSLAEPSFCLDKVQTPSKPEQEGITPSDLAKIAKVMKNFLKVDVGSMASFSVGSSQDLDRLSFQSSKMSDLFIRFPENLLLHRVENAQGHILYAFLVESKEREGRVVHFAVLKAETATSVAKMLSIFTEFNSDWPKVKVVFVDPSFPHRAILQEIFPTARILLSIYHTTRLLEKKLHRSSADPSFKRLMKEALREAVFVTSEASLQNLCQMSQALLDERLFSFLQAHWFSCELLWYMHVRKGLHACNTYMDSLDVVTSKVSSLFREQQSLLDCILRFVDYIDFFNTKGLKNLPTAPPRLKRARSASMAPKSKKASGICGGSLSRLPVQEAQPEPQQVQAPRQQPQGQPSQGGMLDSLLQSGSDLAYKLCHNEWAVVQNSTHLVDVAGCSVDVQLLEDSHLASKDGCSCSCSFQQRYHLPCRHILALLHTSQRPVGEAMVCRRWQKRYQHLLGPSGELRDPVLMPNAGQPGEKGRNDMIQDLSRELANLLMQSEGPELEERCSTLRKIVDIWAAPCQPPEPSQRPGDFKDVGRLPFLWGKQEEGEGLAPPGATIHD; the protein is encoded by the exons atgcaggatcttcgttgcagcatgcgggcttcttatttgcggcatgcgggatctagttccctgaccagggatggaacccaggacccctgcatGGGGCgtgcagtcttacccactggaccaccagggaacccccg ATATGTGCAGGTGAAATTTGTCTGTATTCGGACCCAGTCAAACAGGAAGAGAACAGCAGTGGCGACTATGTGCCCAGCATACTTGCTCCTGCGGTACAATGAGAAACTGGATAGACTATTTATCAGTGAACTCAACACACAGCATATACACGTTGACTCCAAAACCGCGGGTCCTAGAGGAGACGCCACTGGCAAATCTCAGAAGAAACTCCAGCCTGCACAGCCCACGATCAACAAAGACCTTGGCACAGCTGAGAAGTCCCTGGCTGAGCCATCATTTTGCTTAGATAAGGTCCAAACACCCTCAAAGCCAGAGCAGGAGGGCATCACTCCTTCTGACCTGGCCAAGATAGCCAAAGTGATGAAGAACTTTCTTAAGGTGGATGTGGGTTCCATGGCCTCCTTCAGTGTGGGCAGCAGCCAAGACCTGGACAGGCTCAGCTTCCAGAGCAGCAAGATGAGCGACCTCTTCATCCGCTTCCCTGAGAATCTCTTGCTGCACCGGGTGGAGAATGCCCAGGGCCACATCCTCTACGCTTTCTTGGTGGAGAGCAAAGAACGAGAGGGGCGAGTGGTACACTTTGCGGTGCTCAAGGCCGAGACAGCCACCTCCGTGGCCAAGATGCTGAGTATCTTCACAGAGTTCAATTCAGATTGGCCTAAGGTCAAGGTGGTCTTCGTGGACCCGTCCTTCCCTCATCGAGCCATCCTGCAGGAGATCTTCCCTACTGCCCGCATCCTCCTCTCCATCTATCACACGACCCGACTCTTGGAGAAGAAGTTGCATCGTAGTTCAGCAGATCCATCCTTTAAAAGGCTCATGAAGGAAGCCCTGCGGGAGGCCGTGTTTGTCACTTCCGAGGCCAGCCTGCAAAATCTCTGCCAGATGTCCCAAGCCCTGCTCGATGAGCGGCTCTTCAGCTTCCTTCAGGCCCACTGGTTCTCCTGTGAACTGCTGTGGTACATGCACGTCAGGAAGGGCCTGCATGCCTGTAACACCTACATGGACAGCCTGGACGTCGTCACCAGCAAGGTGTCGAGCCTCTTCCGGGAACAGCAGTCCCTGCTGGACTGCATCCTCCGCTTTGTGGATTACATAGACTTCTTTAACACCAAAGGCTTGAAGAACTTGCCCACTGCTCCCCCCAGGTTAAAGAGAGCCCGGTCAGCAAGCATGGCACCAAAGTCCAAGAAGGCTTCTGGAATCTGCGGagggagcctcagcaggctgccCGTGCAAGAGGCACAGCCAGAGCCGCAGCAGGTGCAGGCGCCgcggcagcagccccaggggcaGCCCTCCCAGGGCGGCATGCTAGACTCCTTACTCCAGAGTGGCTCCGATCTGGCCTACAAGCTATGCCACAATGAGTGGGCGGTGGTGCAGAACTCCACGCACCTGGTGGACGTGGCTGGCTGCTCCGTGGACGTGCAGCTGCTAGAGGACTCCCACCTGGCGAGCAAAGACGGCTGCAGCTGCAGCTGCTCCTTTCAACAGCGGTACCACCTGCCGTGCCGGCACATTTTGGCCCTGCTGCACACCAGCCAGAGGCCCGTGGGCGAAGCCATGGTGTGCCGCCGGTGGCAGAAGAGGTACCAGCACCTCCTCGGGCCCAGCGGGGAGCTCCGGGACCCTGTCCTGATGCCGAACGCAGGCCAGCCAGGGGAGAAAGGCCGGAACGACATGATTCAGGACCTAAGCAGGGAGCTCGCGAACCTGCTGATGCAGAGTGAGGGACCAGAGCTGGAGGAGCGCTGTTCCACCTTGCGCAAGATTGTGGACATCTGGGCGGCCCCCTGCCAGCCTCCTGAGCCCAGTCAGCGGCCGGGGGACTTCAAGGATGTGGGCCGCCTCCCTTTCCTCTGGGGAaagcaggaggaaggggagggactcGCTCCTCCTGGAGCCACAATTCACGACTGA
- the ZSWIM3 gene encoding zinc finger SWIM domain-containing protein 3 isoform X3, with translation MCPAYLLLRYNEKLDRLFISELNTQHIHVDSKTAGPRGDATGKSQKKLQPAQPTINKDLGTAEKSLAEPSFCLDKVQTPSKPEQEGITPSDLAKIAKVMKNFLKVDVGSMASFSVGSSQDLDRLSFQSSKMSDLFIRFPENLLLHRVENAQGHILYAFLVESKEREGRVVHFAVLKAETATSVAKMLSIFTEFNSDWPKVKVVFVDPSFPHRAILQEIFPTARILLSIYHTTRLLEKKLHRSSADPSFKRLMKEALREAVFVTSEASLQNLCQMSQALLDERLFSFLQAHWFSCELLWYMHVRKGLHACNTYMDSLDVVTSKVSSLFREQQSLLDCILRFVDYIDFFNTKGLKNLPTAPPRLKRARSASMAPKSKKASGICGGSLSRLPVQEAQPEPQQVQAPRQQPQGQPSQGGMLDSLLQSGSDLAYKLCHNEWAVVQNSTHLVDVAGCSVDVQLLEDSHLASKDGCSCSCSFQQRYHLPCRHILALLHTSQRPVGEAMVCRRWQKRYQHLLGPSGELRDPVLMPNAGQPGEKGRNDMIQDLSRELANLLMQSEGPELEERCSTLRKIVDIWAAPCQPPEPSQRPGDFKDVGRLPFLWGKQEEGEGLAPPGATIHD, from the coding sequence ATGTGCCCAGCATACTTGCTCCTGCGGTACAATGAGAAACTGGATAGACTATTTATCAGTGAACTCAACACACAGCATATACACGTTGACTCCAAAACCGCGGGTCCTAGAGGAGACGCCACTGGCAAATCTCAGAAGAAACTCCAGCCTGCACAGCCCACGATCAACAAAGACCTTGGCACAGCTGAGAAGTCCCTGGCTGAGCCATCATTTTGCTTAGATAAGGTCCAAACACCCTCAAAGCCAGAGCAGGAGGGCATCACTCCTTCTGACCTGGCCAAGATAGCCAAAGTGATGAAGAACTTTCTTAAGGTGGATGTGGGTTCCATGGCCTCCTTCAGTGTGGGCAGCAGCCAAGACCTGGACAGGCTCAGCTTCCAGAGCAGCAAGATGAGCGACCTCTTCATCCGCTTCCCTGAGAATCTCTTGCTGCACCGGGTGGAGAATGCCCAGGGCCACATCCTCTACGCTTTCTTGGTGGAGAGCAAAGAACGAGAGGGGCGAGTGGTACACTTTGCGGTGCTCAAGGCCGAGACAGCCACCTCCGTGGCCAAGATGCTGAGTATCTTCACAGAGTTCAATTCAGATTGGCCTAAGGTCAAGGTGGTCTTCGTGGACCCGTCCTTCCCTCATCGAGCCATCCTGCAGGAGATCTTCCCTACTGCCCGCATCCTCCTCTCCATCTATCACACGACCCGACTCTTGGAGAAGAAGTTGCATCGTAGTTCAGCAGATCCATCCTTTAAAAGGCTCATGAAGGAAGCCCTGCGGGAGGCCGTGTTTGTCACTTCCGAGGCCAGCCTGCAAAATCTCTGCCAGATGTCCCAAGCCCTGCTCGATGAGCGGCTCTTCAGCTTCCTTCAGGCCCACTGGTTCTCCTGTGAACTGCTGTGGTACATGCACGTCAGGAAGGGCCTGCATGCCTGTAACACCTACATGGACAGCCTGGACGTCGTCACCAGCAAGGTGTCGAGCCTCTTCCGGGAACAGCAGTCCCTGCTGGACTGCATCCTCCGCTTTGTGGATTACATAGACTTCTTTAACACCAAAGGCTTGAAGAACTTGCCCACTGCTCCCCCCAGGTTAAAGAGAGCCCGGTCAGCAAGCATGGCACCAAAGTCCAAGAAGGCTTCTGGAATCTGCGGagggagcctcagcaggctgccCGTGCAAGAGGCACAGCCAGAGCCGCAGCAGGTGCAGGCGCCgcggcagcagccccaggggcaGCCCTCCCAGGGCGGCATGCTAGACTCCTTACTCCAGAGTGGCTCCGATCTGGCCTACAAGCTATGCCACAATGAGTGGGCGGTGGTGCAGAACTCCACGCACCTGGTGGACGTGGCTGGCTGCTCCGTGGACGTGCAGCTGCTAGAGGACTCCCACCTGGCGAGCAAAGACGGCTGCAGCTGCAGCTGCTCCTTTCAACAGCGGTACCACCTGCCGTGCCGGCACATTTTGGCCCTGCTGCACACCAGCCAGAGGCCCGTGGGCGAAGCCATGGTGTGCCGCCGGTGGCAGAAGAGGTACCAGCACCTCCTCGGGCCCAGCGGGGAGCTCCGGGACCCTGTCCTGATGCCGAACGCAGGCCAGCCAGGGGAGAAAGGCCGGAACGACATGATTCAGGACCTAAGCAGGGAGCTCGCGAACCTGCTGATGCAGAGTGAGGGACCAGAGCTGGAGGAGCGCTGTTCCACCTTGCGCAAGATTGTGGACATCTGGGCGGCCCCCTGCCAGCCTCCTGAGCCCAGTCAGCGGCCGGGGGACTTCAAGGATGTGGGCCGCCTCCCTTTCCTCTGGGGAaagcaggaggaaggggagggactcGCTCCTCCTGGAGCCACAATTCACGACTGA
- the ZSWIM3 gene encoding zinc finger SWIM domain-containing protein 3 isoform X1, with product MELGSCFKTYEDFKECFSAYKKENRCSFILRDCVSVRFHNLNHGTCIREDILYVQVKFVCIRTQSNRKRTAVATMCPAYLLLRYNEKLDRLFISELNTQHIHVDSKTAGPRGDATGKSQKKLQPAQPTINKDLGTAEKSLAEPSFCLDKVQTPSKPEQEGITPSDLAKIAKVMKNFLKVDVGSMASFSVGSSQDLDRLSFQSSKMSDLFIRFPENLLLHRVENAQGHILYAFLVESKEREGRVVHFAVLKAETATSVAKMLSIFTEFNSDWPKVKVVFVDPSFPHRAILQEIFPTARILLSIYHTTRLLEKKLHRSSADPSFKRLMKEALREAVFVTSEASLQNLCQMSQALLDERLFSFLQAHWFSCELLWYMHVRKGLHACNTYMDSLDVVTSKVSSLFREQQSLLDCILRFVDYIDFFNTKGLKNLPTAPPRLKRARSASMAPKSKKASGICGGSLSRLPVQEAQPEPQQVQAPRQQPQGQPSQGGMLDSLLQSGSDLAYKLCHNEWAVVQNSTHLVDVAGCSVDVQLLEDSHLASKDGCSCSCSFQQRYHLPCRHILALLHTSQRPVGEAMVCRRWQKRYQHLLGPSGELRDPVLMPNAGQPGEKGRNDMIQDLSRELANLLMQSEGPELEERCSTLRKIVDIWAAPCQPPEPSQRPGDFKDVGRLPFLWGKQEEGEGLAPPGATIHD from the exons ATGGAGCTAGGCAGCTGCTTCAAGACCTACGAGGACTTCAAGGAGTGCTTCAGCGCCTACAAAAAGGAGAACAGGTGCTCCTTCATTCTCAGGGACTGCGTCTCCGTTCGCTTCCACAACCTCAACCATGGCACCTGCATCCGCGAGGACATCCT ATATGTGCAGGTGAAATTTGTCTGTATTCGGACCCAGTCAAACAGGAAGAGAACAGCAGTGGCGACTATGTGCCCAGCATACTTGCTCCTGCGGTACAATGAGAAACTGGATAGACTATTTATCAGTGAACTCAACACACAGCATATACACGTTGACTCCAAAACCGCGGGTCCTAGAGGAGACGCCACTGGCAAATCTCAGAAGAAACTCCAGCCTGCACAGCCCACGATCAACAAAGACCTTGGCACAGCTGAGAAGTCCCTGGCTGAGCCATCATTTTGCTTAGATAAGGTCCAAACACCCTCAAAGCCAGAGCAGGAGGGCATCACTCCTTCTGACCTGGCCAAGATAGCCAAAGTGATGAAGAACTTTCTTAAGGTGGATGTGGGTTCCATGGCCTCCTTCAGTGTGGGCAGCAGCCAAGACCTGGACAGGCTCAGCTTCCAGAGCAGCAAGATGAGCGACCTCTTCATCCGCTTCCCTGAGAATCTCTTGCTGCACCGGGTGGAGAATGCCCAGGGCCACATCCTCTACGCTTTCTTGGTGGAGAGCAAAGAACGAGAGGGGCGAGTGGTACACTTTGCGGTGCTCAAGGCCGAGACAGCCACCTCCGTGGCCAAGATGCTGAGTATCTTCACAGAGTTCAATTCAGATTGGCCTAAGGTCAAGGTGGTCTTCGTGGACCCGTCCTTCCCTCATCGAGCCATCCTGCAGGAGATCTTCCCTACTGCCCGCATCCTCCTCTCCATCTATCACACGACCCGACTCTTGGAGAAGAAGTTGCATCGTAGTTCAGCAGATCCATCCTTTAAAAGGCTCATGAAGGAAGCCCTGCGGGAGGCCGTGTTTGTCACTTCCGAGGCCAGCCTGCAAAATCTCTGCCAGATGTCCCAAGCCCTGCTCGATGAGCGGCTCTTCAGCTTCCTTCAGGCCCACTGGTTCTCCTGTGAACTGCTGTGGTACATGCACGTCAGGAAGGGCCTGCATGCCTGTAACACCTACATGGACAGCCTGGACGTCGTCACCAGCAAGGTGTCGAGCCTCTTCCGGGAACAGCAGTCCCTGCTGGACTGCATCCTCCGCTTTGTGGATTACATAGACTTCTTTAACACCAAAGGCTTGAAGAACTTGCCCACTGCTCCCCCCAGGTTAAAGAGAGCCCGGTCAGCAAGCATGGCACCAAAGTCCAAGAAGGCTTCTGGAATCTGCGGagggagcctcagcaggctgccCGTGCAAGAGGCACAGCCAGAGCCGCAGCAGGTGCAGGCGCCgcggcagcagccccaggggcaGCCCTCCCAGGGCGGCATGCTAGACTCCTTACTCCAGAGTGGCTCCGATCTGGCCTACAAGCTATGCCACAATGAGTGGGCGGTGGTGCAGAACTCCACGCACCTGGTGGACGTGGCTGGCTGCTCCGTGGACGTGCAGCTGCTAGAGGACTCCCACCTGGCGAGCAAAGACGGCTGCAGCTGCAGCTGCTCCTTTCAACAGCGGTACCACCTGCCGTGCCGGCACATTTTGGCCCTGCTGCACACCAGCCAGAGGCCCGTGGGCGAAGCCATGGTGTGCCGCCGGTGGCAGAAGAGGTACCAGCACCTCCTCGGGCCCAGCGGGGAGCTCCGGGACCCTGTCCTGATGCCGAACGCAGGCCAGCCAGGGGAGAAAGGCCGGAACGACATGATTCAGGACCTAAGCAGGGAGCTCGCGAACCTGCTGATGCAGAGTGAGGGACCAGAGCTGGAGGAGCGCTGTTCCACCTTGCGCAAGATTGTGGACATCTGGGCGGCCCCCTGCCAGCCTCCTGAGCCCAGTCAGCGGCCGGGGGACTTCAAGGATGTGGGCCGCCTCCCTTTCCTCTGGGGAaagcaggaggaaggggagggactcGCTCCTCCTGGAGCCACAATTCACGACTGA